CCAGATGCTTATGGCCGTGGTCGGATCATTGGTGACTATCGTCGTGTAGCTTTGTACGGGGTAGACTTCCTGATTCGTAACAAAAAAGGTGAACTGAATGCACTCGAAGTTGATGTCATTGATGAAGATGTCATTCGTCTGCGGGAAGAATTGTCTGAGCAGATTCGTGCATTGCAGGAATTGAAACAATTGGGCGATATGCACGGGTTCGATATTTCCTTGCCAGCGACAACAGCAAAAGAAGCATTCCAATGGTTGTACTTCGGTTATCTCGCTGCGATCAAAGAACAGAACGGTGCTGCGATGTCTCTGGGACGTGTATCTTCTTTCCTGGATATCTACATTGAACGTGACCTACAAGAAGGCATTCTGTCTGAAGAACAGGCTCAGGAATTGGTTGACCATTTTGTAATGAAACTGCGGATTGTCAAATTCCTGCGCACACCGGATTACAACGAACTGTTCAGTGGAGATCCAACATGGGTGACTGAGTCCATCGGTGGTATGTCTGTGAATGGCGAAACACGCGTAACCAAAAACAGCTTCCGTTTCCTGCATACGTTGCACAACTTGGGTCCTGCACCAGAACCGAACCTGACTGTACTATGGTCCACGAAACTTCCGGAAGCTTTCAAAGATTATTGCAGTAAAGTATCCATTGAAACTAGCTCAATCCAGTATGAGAATGATGATCTGATGCGTCCAATCTACGGTGACGATTACGGTATTGCATGCTGTGTTTCGGCTATGAAGATCGGGAAACAAATGCAATTCTTCGGCGCTCGTGCCAACCTGGCAAAAGCCCTCCTGTATGCGATCAACGGTGGTCGTGACGAGAAATCCGGAGCACAAGTTGGACCTGAGTATCCTGCCATCACTAGCGAAGTACTGGATTACAATGAGGTTATGAAACGCTTCAAACCAATGATGGAGTGGCTGGCGAAACTGTATATGAACACCCTCAACGTCATTCACTACATGCACGATAAATACAGCTATGAGCGTATCGAAATGGCATTACATGACCGTGACATTGTACGTACGATGGCGTGCGGTATCGCTGGTCTGTCGGTTACAGCAGATTCACTGAGTGCGATCAAATATGCCAAAGTTAAACCAATTCGTAACGAACAAGGCATCGCTGTTGATTTTGAAATCGAAGGAGACTTCCCTTGTTACGGTAACAATGAAGACAGCGTAGACAGCATTGCTGTTGAACTGGTGGAGAACTTCATGGGTATGATTCGCAAACACAAAGCTTACCGTAATGCAGTTCCAACACAATCCGTTCTGACGATCACTTCCAACGTGGTATATGGTAAGAAAACAGGAACTACACCGGATGGTCGTAAAGCAGGTGAGCCATTTGCTCCAGGCGCGAACCCAATGCATGGTCGTGACAAAAAAGGTGCACTGGCATCCCTTGGCTCTGTAGCCAAATTGCCTTATGAACACAGTCTTGATGGTATTTCCAATACCTTCTCCATCGTGCCAAAAGCATTGGGTAAAGAGGAGACTACACGTAAATCCAATCTGACTGCGATGATGGACGGTTACTTCGGTCAAAACGCTCATCACCTGAACGTTAACGTATTTGATCGTCAACAATTGATTGATGCGATGGATCACCCGGAAAACTATCCGCAACTGACTGTACGGGTATCCGGATATGCCGTTAACTTCATTAAACTGACTCGTGAACAACAGCTGGATGTCATCAACCGTACGTTCCATGGCTCGATGTAAGTAATTTGCAAGTAGAAGACCGCTAGAGCAAGGCATTCCAAATCATATTAAACGCACAGCGGATGCGGATACAGAAAGGAAGAGGCAGCATGGTTAACGGACATATTCATTCACTCGAAACTTTCGGGACGGTTGACGGCCCAGGCATCCGCTTTGTGCTTTTTATGCAAGGATGT
The nucleotide sequence above comes from Paenibacillus sp. W2I17. Encoded proteins:
- the pflB gene encoding formate C-acetyltransferase, whose product is MSVIEKDVKQQTGWRNFTKGTWTKSVDVNDFLAHNLSPYYGDEAFLAGATQNTKELWEIVSDLTKKERDNGGVLDVDVNTPATIVSHQPGYLDQSKEQIVGVQTDAPFKRSIQPTGGIRMMIDACEAYGFELPQGVIDIFTNIRKTHNQGVFDAYTSDMRAARKAGIITGLPDAYGRGRIIGDYRRVALYGVDFLIRNKKGELNALEVDVIDEDVIRLREELSEQIRALQELKQLGDMHGFDISLPATTAKEAFQWLYFGYLAAIKEQNGAAMSLGRVSSFLDIYIERDLQEGILSEEQAQELVDHFVMKLRIVKFLRTPDYNELFSGDPTWVTESIGGMSVNGETRVTKNSFRFLHTLHNLGPAPEPNLTVLWSTKLPEAFKDYCSKVSIETSSIQYENDDLMRPIYGDDYGIACCVSAMKIGKQMQFFGARANLAKALLYAINGGRDEKSGAQVGPEYPAITSEVLDYNEVMKRFKPMMEWLAKLYMNTLNVIHYMHDKYSYERIEMALHDRDIVRTMACGIAGLSVTADSLSAIKYAKVKPIRNEQGIAVDFEIEGDFPCYGNNEDSVDSIAVELVENFMGMIRKHKAYRNAVPTQSVLTITSNVVYGKKTGTTPDGRKAGEPFAPGANPMHGRDKKGALASLGSVAKLPYEHSLDGISNTFSIVPKALGKEETTRKSNLTAMMDGYFGQNAHHLNVNVFDRQQLIDAMDHPENYPQLTVRVSGYAVNFIKLTREQQLDVINRTFHGSM